The Corallincola holothuriorum genome segment TTTTACCAATGCGCGATCCACCAAGGCATGGGCGCGGTCGAACTGCTTTAATTTACCGGCAAGTTCGGCCTCAAATCTTTGTCCAAGTGCCACTAAGTGTTTATCTTCGGCAGTCGTCGCTTTATCTATTCCCTGTTTTAAAACCCCTTCAGCGAGCAGATACTGGCCTTGCCTGGTGTAACTGCGGCCAAGATTGATGAGTGCCCAACCTTGGTTTCTGTTGGCGTCGATGCTTTTGAATTTTTCAAGGGCTTGAAGAAGGAGCCGCGTGCTTTGTTCCCACTGTTTACGTTCGCCTGCGAGTATTCCTAATTTCATGTAGTCGTGGCCAATGTCACTGGCATTGTCGTATTTCTTGTCAATGTTAAGTGCTTGGTTAAAGTAGCTTTCTGCTCGCTCGAAATCCCCAGTGTCAATGTACAGTGAGCCAATGTTGTATAGCGTACTTGCTATCCCTCTCTCATCGTTTAGTTCGGTTTCTAATGCTAAATTTTTCTGCATATAGCTCAACGCAAGATCATACTGACCACGTTTTTCGAACAGTTGAGATAGCAGGGTGTTCGCAGAGAGAACGCCATCGAGGTAACCCACTTCCTGGCTCAATGTGAGCCCTTTTTGGGCATAAGGCTGCACTTCCGACAAGCGGGATATCGCTCGTAACCCGCGCGCCACATTCAGGTTGGCACGGGCGACGGCGCGCCGGCTGTCTGTTTGCTCTGCCAGTGACAGTGCCGTCTTGAAGTGCGCGATCGCTTTTAAATAGTTGCTGCGGGTATACGCAATATTACCTAGGTTATTTTCGGCGCGGATCTGGTACGAGGGCTGCCTCTGCTCTACGGAGTCACCAAGCAGTTGCAAGTTATATTGTTCCGCTTGTTTCAGTCGCCCAGTGGTACGAAGCAACTGTACCAACCTGTCCATCGCTTCCAATCTAACGTGGGGCTGTTGGTTATAGTGTCCAGCCGTTAAATAGCTTTCGATCAGCGTCACTCTGCTGCTGATCTGTTCTGCGCTTAGTGTGTTATCAGCGACTAACTCTTCTGGAAGGGGTTGTGATTGCTCATCAGCCCACACCAATTTTGCGTAGCATAAGAGGATGATAAGCGGGACAAAGTAACGAAGCATGGGGGTACACGTAAGATGAGTCTAATGCAGGGTATTTTATTCGGCTTGACGCCTATGTCTATTGATAACCAAGAATTGTGCTGTAATCGACCATACTCAGTTGTTGTGCGGCAAGCCATATTTCTGTTTCAGTGCGTCCACACTTTCCTGATGAGTTTTCAGGAACTTGTCAAAGCTTGCGATAAGTCCGGGGTAGTGTGCTGTGCTTAAATGGCGTGAACTGCGAATCAACGGCAACTGCTCGGCGACCACCAAAGCGTTAGGTTTAGCTATGATTTGTTGCAGGTATTGTTTAGTCACTGCGGTATTTAAATACACCCCGTCCAACGCGCCACTGATCACCATGTTTATTAACACACCGATGTTTGCATCGGTATGTATTTCAATATCACCGCGGTCGATCATCGCCTGATACGGTACCGGAGTAAATCCGAGGAGAATGCCCAATCTTTTTAGTGAAGGCAGTGTCATAGCCTGCTGAGATGGCGCAACCATAACACCGTCGATATAGCTGGTAACTGGCTGACTGTAGTATATTTTGTTGCTCTTTTTTGCTTCTGGAGCCCATTGGGGGTTATCAGGATAGATAAGCGCAGATTCGCCGCTTATCAGTGTCAACGTTCGTCGCTTTACTGAGTAAGGTTGGTAGCGGATCTGTTTATTTAAATAGCTCGCAAAAAGATCAAATAACTCGCGATTAAACCCCTGATAACTA includes the following:
- a CDS encoding tetratricopeptide repeat protein, which encodes MLRYFVPLIILLCYAKLVWADEQSQPLPEELVADNTLSAEQISSRVTLIESYLTAGHYNQQPHVRLEAMDRLVQLLRTTGRLKQAEQYNLQLLGDSVEQRQPSYQIRAENNLGNIAYTRSNYLKAIAHFKTALSLAEQTDSRRAVARANLNVARGLRAISRLSEVQPYAQKGLTLSQEVGYLDGVLSANTLLSQLFEKRGQYDLALSYMQKNLALETELNDERGIASTLYNIGSLYIDTGDFERAESYFNQALNIDKKYDNASDIGHDYMKLGILAGERKQWEQSTRLLLQALEKFKSIDANRNQGWALINLGRSYTRQGQYLLAEGVLKQGIDKATTAEDKHLVALGQRFEAELAGKLKQFDRAHALVDRALVKAIEEEDLDGLAKLYLLRSELFELENMPFKALKAYKESALVEKKLFGQGKNLTIGHLQASVESLNKEHKISLLEKDRALQQAVAKQHKLERNRLITVQIFSILILIGLILYLYSKRRVAQLKNQVMEEAIARKNNLLAEVSHELRTPLAVLKLQLEGLEYDLVDDRQGAYRKLHGKIAELNQLIHDIYQLARADSGLLELNFQTLPALELLEEAGDEFQELGEDAGFDIEVRLNIDAQLHIDVDAVRFKQVLVNLLRNSIRYTDTPGCIRLLARQQAHELHIRVEDSAPGVMNEDLPRLFERLFRAEGSRSRDTGGSGLGLSICKSLVEAHSGTIAAARSKRGGLRIDIRLPISTAMG
- a CDS encoding substrate-binding periplasmic protein, with protein sequence MQLVNFSPYKLALLLTFLASGIAESAAGSKLKSPVQQGIIQLGVQDFPFYAPYSLWEKDSYQGFNRELFDLFASYLNKQIRYQPYSVKRRTLTLISGESALIYPDNPQWAPEAKKSNKIYYSQPVTSYIDGVMVAPSQQAMTLPSLKRLGILLGFTPVPYQAMIDRGDIEIHTDANIGVLINMVISGALDGVYLNTAVTKQYLQQIIAKPNALVVAEQLPLIRSSRHLSTAHYPGLIASFDKFLKTHQESVDALKQKYGLPHNN